The Natronoglycomyces albus genome has a segment encoding these proteins:
- the pglW gene encoding BREX system serine/threonine kinase PglW, whose product MVQRVWDGEPSNFQWEQEGLDHIKNCLDELPIPYYARQCFSFTAPNGAVRECDLLIAVPAGFFLVELKAHRGRAKNNGATWSFGRDSTIGNPLHLTNQKAKELKGLLQKVSTGNAKIPFLDAAVFLSALDLVCEFDEIQKTKVYGREGLSNQTGLAGIVTGLLNRAPRPDRRTPQGFFARLPQLLTKIGVAPIRTQRRIGQYTLDPKELDSGPTWQDFLASNTDFPEDPPRRVRIYLTAKGSSEEARASMTMAVEREYKSLVGINHPGIVSVDNRGVVEDLGPAVVFEHGRSWQRLNQYMATGGEWLPLETRVEMIRQLADALRHAHGQRLYHRALAANSVWVEVDGQYPRLRIADWQGAARRGRDQAGHTTSWGKVAPHIGAAAGTYIAPEAPNVQADPIQLDIFGLGALAYLILTGQEPAETRESMAELLKASESLVPSAISDDMTPAMDQMVQGATCHHSRRFADVAAFMAELDTVEEEISALYDEPDPDPLTAGPGDTVGQYRIKRVLGSGGTGRALLAEDTEKAKGEEHFEVVLKVALDEERATQALAYEAEVLRSVRATHVVELLRGPIDLGGRKVLVEAVAGEQSLAQYLRREGSLTGEELKGWTRDLFGALRNLEDHGVRHRDIKPDNLGVREGKNKQRRHLFLFDFSLSGVALTNLEAGTKAYLDPFLGPPRRTSYDSAAEHYALAVTLYEMVTAELPSWGDGLTEPADLPETETVPQIRSDAFDQSIAAGLKAFFLKALHRDVKKRFDDLDAMEDAFRKALSSEPDPVSIQVPRPDPQSRLAPDLPLSQTDLSEKARAAALKRLKIDTVGQLTELPGIDIQTLRGVGLLVRNELQQKAREWRGKLHLAETAPGLGEAPGEAGHATVDAIAAELVSVKGEVDYQRCIRALVGLPEGNQPAPVRVWAPADQIERATGMTSARITQYRNQVRDSRWKKLRSINALRDLVAEVLAEHGRVMEASRLAAAILVRRGSALSEHDERLANAGAAVYAAVHVEDSLEEPRYLLHRRSDGSVLVALSDGEDYTKPTERELFDYVAELALEAQRLVSGLGEADPLPPSAEAIAALRSCASLDGVVLTDIDLVRLAADANKSVAVTPRLELYPTDMNPRRAVALTQLSAYLDDEDGVRWQDLIKRVKARFGDLEGFPRDLSGLLDLLDECDLDVEEHPSARGRLRLGEGSRTSSIKGPRTTGVGSGADEAARFTYRIDKAVESGGFRAIKTGVAETCAAAKWLAARPGVVALDVQAVFLRLLRQYVAERGNKPSWERVLAADTVPPPAPLTNLLVEVWNRFETALLEATAEGRVLFLYNATPLGRYSGGQKVLHELLSAARRPELRPHGVWLLCPTDALRHVAHLDGYNVGAIDSAGEQIRFPAGVLKPRLDEDLPAPALSEESSGQ is encoded by the coding sequence TTGGTACAGCGTGTTTGGGACGGAGAGCCCTCGAATTTTCAGTGGGAGCAAGAGGGGCTTGACCACATCAAGAACTGTCTTGATGAACTCCCCATCCCCTACTACGCACGGCAGTGCTTTAGTTTTACCGCACCCAACGGAGCAGTTCGGGAGTGCGACCTACTCATTGCTGTCCCCGCAGGTTTCTTTCTCGTCGAGCTGAAGGCCCATCGTGGACGAGCGAAGAACAATGGGGCCACCTGGTCGTTCGGACGTGACAGCACGATCGGCAATCCGCTCCACCTGACCAACCAGAAGGCCAAGGAGCTCAAGGGTTTGCTCCAAAAGGTCAGCACCGGGAATGCGAAGATCCCCTTTCTCGACGCTGCCGTATTCCTCTCGGCTCTCGACCTAGTCTGCGAATTTGACGAGATTCAAAAGACCAAAGTCTATGGCCGAGAAGGGCTGAGCAACCAGACCGGTCTGGCTGGAATTGTCACCGGCCTTCTTAACCGAGCGCCCCGCCCAGACCGGCGCACGCCCCAAGGCTTCTTCGCGAGGCTCCCGCAGCTGCTGACCAAGATCGGCGTTGCCCCAATCCGCACCCAACGCCGTATTGGCCAGTACACGCTCGACCCGAAGGAACTTGATTCGGGCCCCACCTGGCAGGACTTCCTAGCCAGCAACACGGATTTCCCCGAGGACCCGCCCCGGCGAGTACGCATTTACCTCACTGCCAAGGGATCTAGCGAAGAGGCCCGCGCCTCGATGACGATGGCGGTCGAGCGTGAGTACAAGAGTTTGGTGGGCATTAATCACCCCGGCATCGTCTCGGTCGACAATCGCGGGGTGGTCGAAGACCTCGGACCTGCGGTCGTGTTCGAACACGGCCGCAGCTGGCAGCGACTGAACCAGTATATGGCGACCGGCGGGGAGTGGCTCCCGCTCGAGACCCGGGTGGAGATGATCCGCCAACTCGCCGACGCCCTCCGTCACGCCCACGGCCAGCGCCTCTATCACCGGGCATTGGCGGCCAATAGCGTTTGGGTTGAGGTCGACGGCCAGTACCCGCGCCTGCGTATTGCCGATTGGCAGGGGGCCGCCCGCCGTGGTCGGGATCAGGCGGGCCATACGACCTCGTGGGGCAAAGTGGCTCCTCACATCGGTGCCGCCGCGGGCACTTATATCGCCCCGGAAGCCCCGAACGTGCAGGCTGACCCGATCCAGCTGGACATTTTTGGCCTCGGGGCGCTTGCCTATCTCATCCTGACTGGCCAGGAACCGGCCGAGACTCGCGAGAGTATGGCCGAACTGCTGAAGGCAAGCGAGTCGCTGGTTCCCTCCGCCATTAGCGATGACATGACCCCGGCGATGGACCAGATGGTGCAGGGCGCGACCTGCCACCACAGCCGCAGGTTTGCTGACGTAGCCGCATTTATGGCCGAGCTTGACACCGTGGAGGAGGAGATCAGTGCCCTCTACGACGAGCCGGACCCCGACCCTTTGACCGCCGGTCCTGGCGACACGGTCGGGCAGTACCGGATCAAGCGGGTTTTGGGCAGCGGCGGAACCGGCCGGGCGCTGCTGGCCGAGGACACTGAGAAGGCCAAGGGCGAGGAACACTTTGAAGTGGTCCTCAAGGTGGCTCTGGATGAGGAGCGCGCTACGCAGGCACTCGCATACGAGGCCGAGGTTTTGCGGTCTGTTCGTGCCACTCACGTGGTGGAGCTGCTGAGAGGCCCCATCGACCTTGGGGGTCGCAAGGTCCTCGTCGAAGCCGTGGCTGGCGAACAGTCGCTTGCCCAGTACCTGCGCCGAGAGGGCAGCCTGACTGGTGAGGAGCTGAAGGGTTGGACGCGGGATCTTTTTGGGGCTTTGCGTAACCTGGAAGATCATGGTGTCCGGCATCGCGACATTAAGCCCGACAATCTGGGGGTTCGAGAGGGTAAGAACAAGCAGCGTCGCCACCTCTTCCTCTTCGATTTTTCACTTTCCGGAGTCGCACTTACCAATCTTGAGGCGGGTACTAAGGCGTACCTTGATCCGTTCCTGGGGCCTCCTCGTCGCACCAGCTATGACTCGGCCGCCGAACACTATGCCCTGGCGGTCACCCTCTACGAAATGGTGACTGCCGAGCTGCCTTCCTGGGGTGACGGCCTGACCGAACCGGCTGATCTGCCGGAAACGGAGACGGTTCCGCAGATCCGGTCTGACGCATTCGACCAGTCGATCGCCGCAGGTTTGAAAGCCTTCTTCCTCAAAGCGCTGCACCGTGACGTGAAGAAGCGGTTTGACGACCTGGACGCGATGGAGGATGCTTTCCGCAAGGCTCTGAGCTCGGAGCCGGACCCCGTCTCGATCCAGGTACCCCGCCCTGACCCCCAATCCCGACTTGCCCCTGACTTGCCTTTGTCGCAGACCGATCTCAGCGAGAAGGCTCGCGCCGCAGCTCTGAAGCGGCTCAAGATCGACACGGTCGGCCAGCTGACCGAACTGCCTGGTATTGATATCCAGACCCTCCGCGGCGTGGGCCTACTGGTTCGCAATGAACTGCAACAGAAGGCCCGTGAGTGGCGCGGCAAGTTGCATTTGGCCGAGACCGCCCCTGGATTGGGGGAAGCGCCCGGGGAAGCCGGTCATGCCACGGTCGATGCGATCGCTGCTGAGCTAGTCAGTGTCAAGGGCGAGGTGGATTATCAGCGTTGTATTCGGGCGCTCGTTGGCCTGCCGGAAGGCAACCAACCTGCCCCGGTCCGAGTGTGGGCCCCGGCTGATCAGATCGAGCGTGCAACTGGCATGACGTCGGCGCGGATCACCCAGTACCGCAATCAGGTCCGGGACAGTCGGTGGAAGAAGCTCAGGTCGATTAATGCATTGCGTGATCTGGTTGCTGAGGTCTTGGCGGAGCACGGGCGCGTCATGGAGGCCTCTCGGCTGGCAGCTGCAATCTTGGTGCGACGCGGTTCGGCCTTGAGCGAACATGACGAACGTCTGGCCAATGCGGGTGCTGCCGTCTACGCGGCGGTTCATGTGGAGGACAGTCTGGAGGAACCGCGGTATCTTCTACACCGCCGTTCCGATGGCTCAGTGCTAGTAGCGCTCTCGGACGGTGAGGACTACACGAAGCCAACCGAACGTGAGCTTTTCGATTACGTGGCTGAGCTTGCCTTGGAAGCTCAGCGGCTCGTTTCCGGGCTTGGTGAGGCAGACCCGCTGCCGCCGTCAGCCGAGGCGATTGCCGCGCTTCGCTCCTGCGCGTCCCTCGATGGCGTGGTTTTGACTGACATTGACCTGGTGCGATTGGCTGCCGACGCCAATAAGTCAGTCGCGGTCACGCCTCGGTTGGAGTTGTATCCGACTGACATGAACCCGAGGCGGGCAGTGGCGCTCACTCAATTGAGCGCCTACCTCGATGATGAGGACGGGGTCAGGTGGCAAGACTTGATCAAGCGCGTCAAGGCGCGGTTCGGAGACCTGGAAGGCTTCCCGAGAGATCTTTCGGGCCTATTGGATCTCTTGGATGAGTGCGACCTCGATGTCGAGGAGCACCCGTCGGCCCGCGGCCGTCTGCGGCTGGGGGAAGGCAGCCGCACCAGTTCCATCAAGGGCCCGCGGACAACTGGGGTTGGAAGCGGGGCCGATGAGGCCGCGCGATTCACCTACCGGATTGATAAAGCTGTCGAAAGCGGCGGTTTCCGGGCAATCAAGACTGGAGTCGCCGAGACTTGTGCAGCTGCTAAATGGCTGGCCGCACGACCCGGTGTGGTCGCGTTGGATGTGCAGGCAGTTTTCCTGCGACTCTTGCGTCAATACGTGGCCGAACGCGGTAACAAACCGTCTTGGGAAAGAGTCCTGGCTGCGGATACGGTTCCGCCTCCAGCGCCATTGACGAACCTTCTGGTAGAGGTGTGGAACCGGTTTGAAACGGCGTTGCTGGAAGCTACGGCGGAGGGCCGGGTGCTTTTCCTGTACAACGCGACGCCGCTGGGCCGCTACTCCGGCGGCCAGAAAGTTCTGCATGAGCTTCTCAGCGCGGCCCGGCGTCCCGAGCTGCGGCCGCACGGGGTGTGGCTGTTGTGCCCGACGGATGCCTTGCGGCACGTGGCCCATCTGGACGGTTACAACGTCGGTGCTATCGACTCAGCTGGTGAACAGATACGATTTCCTGCCGGGGTGTTGAAACCACGCCTCGATGAAGACCTGCCCGCCCCTGCCCTGAGCGAGGAATCTAGTGGACAATAA
- a CDS encoding TIGR04141 family sporadically distributed protein has product MFEALGDERIDKLIERGADYSNTEVAGCPALVVFGQGDECKPSWLNNARKTTGLPLDLTTQNSFALLLIAVDGTVYGLGYGTGYHLIPSEYKDARFGLSFAARVADPERVRDLVRRRPGQRGRVDGTWAAGGIPVWLIGVDQQSDVIDRLGATTTGLDLTASRNGSGDIRIQGGIGLRARFGVAPEDLVHDIRTIAAIINEKAPIAELAFVDHMAVVNDTTRREWLDANLESILSSTETACRDLAIAIPEECLDDYHQARSTEIRIGSAPAKPVTEVTMEAIATRASVQKEGTRVASLRKGRIQLYTDQLQRDRLSHSNALKWIEATVSLDERRYHLLDGEWLEFDGAYADSQDGLIEELLAGSSDIELPAWKDGWKEEDYLHFAAIRTQMPCLDRKLISISGGRKFEACDLLGPDNELIHVKQGGSSKPLSHLFNQGLVSAAELQHSSEARKKFSELVQVHGNGRAIPLDFVPSKVVYAFRCTDGRTLSASTLYPFSKVTLGSSARRLRDMGIEVKLIGIDTVAE; this is encoded by the coding sequence ATGTTTGAAGCGCTCGGAGACGAACGAATTGACAAACTCATCGAACGCGGGGCTGACTACAGCAACACCGAGGTGGCTGGCTGTCCGGCTCTGGTGGTCTTCGGTCAGGGTGACGAGTGCAAGCCGTCATGGCTTAACAATGCTCGGAAGACCACCGGGTTGCCGCTTGACCTGACCACCCAAAATAGTTTTGCTCTGCTGCTCATAGCGGTTGACGGCACTGTATACGGCCTTGGGTACGGCACTGGATACCACTTAATCCCCAGTGAATACAAAGACGCTCGATTTGGGTTGTCCTTCGCAGCCCGAGTTGCCGACCCCGAGCGGGTTCGAGACTTGGTACGGAGACGACCCGGTCAACGCGGCAGGGTTGACGGCACCTGGGCCGCAGGCGGCATACCTGTGTGGCTGATCGGTGTTGATCAACAAAGCGACGTCATCGACCGCCTCGGAGCGACCACCACCGGTCTAGATCTCACGGCATCTCGTAACGGCAGCGGAGACATACGGATTCAAGGGGGCATTGGACTTCGCGCCCGGTTTGGCGTCGCACCGGAAGACTTGGTACATGATATTCGCACGATCGCGGCGATCATTAACGAGAAAGCACCGATTGCTGAGCTAGCCTTTGTGGACCACATGGCAGTTGTCAATGACACCACGCGCCGCGAGTGGCTAGACGCAAATCTCGAGTCGATCCTTTCTTCAACTGAAACGGCCTGCCGCGACTTGGCGATTGCTATCCCCGAAGAATGCCTTGACGACTATCACCAGGCCCGTAGTACGGAGATCCGGATTGGGTCCGCGCCCGCCAAACCCGTCACAGAGGTCACGATGGAGGCAATAGCTACCCGCGCCTCGGTTCAAAAGGAAGGGACACGAGTAGCTTCTCTTAGAAAAGGGCGAATCCAACTCTATACCGATCAACTCCAACGTGATCGACTCTCCCACTCCAATGCGCTGAAGTGGATCGAGGCAACAGTCAGCCTCGATGAACGGCGCTACCATCTTCTGGACGGGGAGTGGCTGGAGTTCGACGGCGCTTATGCAGACAGCCAGGACGGACTCATCGAGGAGCTGCTCGCAGGGAGCAGCGACATCGAATTGCCCGCCTGGAAGGACGGCTGGAAGGAGGAGGACTACCTGCACTTCGCAGCGATCCGAACCCAAATGCCCTGCTTGGACCGGAAACTCATCTCCATCAGCGGCGGTCGTAAGTTCGAAGCATGCGATCTTCTAGGGCCTGACAATGAACTGATCCATGTCAAGCAGGGCGGCAGCTCGAAGCCCTTGAGCCACCTGTTCAACCAAGGACTGGTTTCCGCAGCAGAATTGCAGCATTCCAGCGAAGCCAGAAAGAAGTTCTCCGAGCTAGTGCAGGTACATGGAAACGGCCGGGCGATACCGCTTGACTTCGTACCCAGTAAGGTCGTGTATGCATTCCGATGTACAGACGGACGGACATTGTCAGCCTCCACCCTGTACCCCTTCTCAAAGGTCACGTTGGGTTCCTCGGCTAGACGGCTGCGAGACATGGGCATTGAGGTAAAGCTCATTGGCATCGATACAGTTGCCGAATAA